The DNA region GTGGACCAACGCGTGGCGCGGTCGCGGCGGATAGGCCGACGCGTGGCGCGGTGCCGGCGGCCGCACTGACGGAGATCTGCGCCCCGTGGGTGATGCTCACGGTCGGGTCGGTGCATCTCGGCCGGGCGGTGGGGTCGACCGGGTGGGGCGTCGCGACCGCCGCGGGCCTGGGCCTGGTGCCGCAGGCGGCGATCACCTGGCGGGTCCGCCGGAAGGCACTGTCGGACCATCACGTCACCAGGCGGGAGGACCGCCCCCTGGTGATCGCCGGCATCGCCGGGTCCGTGGCGGCACTGCTGGCGGCCCAGCAGACGCGCGGCGCCCCCGATGAGTTGCGTCGCATGAGCCGGGCCGCGCTGGTGGCGTTGGGCGTGGCCGGCACCGCGACCCTGAAGGTCAAGGTCTCTTTCCACACCGCCGTGCTCTCCGGGGTGGTGGCGGTCCTCGCCCGGGAACTCTCACCCCGCTACTGGCGACTGCTGGGGCTCGTGCCGACGGTGGCCTGGGCGCGCGTGCGGATCAGCCACCACACCCCGACCGAGACCGCGCTCGGCGCGATGATCGGACTGGCCTGCGGATCCCTCGGCACCGGCCGCGTCAGCACCGGCCGCGTCGGCCGCGTCTGAGCCGGCCGCGTCTGCGCCGGCCGCGTCGGCACCGGCCGCGTCGGTGCCGGCCGGAGAACGCCCGCCGCCCCGCGGGAGCCCTGAGAGGGGTCCGGCGGGGCGGCGGGGCCAGCGGCGCGATCGGCCGATGGACCGGCGTCAGATGCGGTCGACCAGCAACTTGGCGAACGCGGCCGGATCGGCGAGCGTGCCACCCTCCGCGAGGACGGCCGCGCCCGAGAGCAGCCGGGCGGTGTCGCCCAGGCCGGGCGCCGACGGGTCCTCGGCGTGCTGGGCGCGCAGACGCTCCACGAGCGGGTGACCGGGGTTGAGCTCGAGGATCCGCTTGCTCGTGGGCAACTCCATGCCGGAGGCGCGGTACATGGCCTCGAGCTGCGGCGTCATGTCGAACTCGTCACCGACCATGCAGGCCGCCGACTCGGTGAGACGATGCGACAGGCGGACCTGCTTGACCTCGTCCGACAGCTCCTGGCCCAGCCAGGTGAGCAGATCCGCGAACTCGGCCGCGTCGGGCTCGTCCTTCTTCTCCTCACCCTCCGAGCCGATGCCGGACAGGTCCACGTCGCCCTTGGCCACCGACCGCAGGCGCTTGCCGTCGACCTCGCCGACCGCGTCCACCCACACCTCGTCGACGGGGTCGGTGAGGATGAGGACCTCGACGCCACGGGCCCGGAATGCCTCCAGGTGCGGGGAGTTCTCCACCGCCGCGCGGGAGGTGCCGGTGAGGTAGTAGATCTCCTCCTGCCCGTCGGCCATCCGGGAGATGTACTCGGCGATGGTGGTGCCCACCTCGTCGTCGTTCCCGGTCGACGTCTCGTCGCCCTCCGACGCGCTCTCCGGGGCCTTCTCCGACACGGGCCGGGTGGACGCGAACGTGCTCACGGCCAGCAGCTGCTCGCGGGAGTCGACGTCGGAGATCAGGCCCTCCTTGAGGACAGCACCGAAGTTGGCCCAGAAGCTGCGGAACTCCTCCGGGCGGTCGGTCCTGATCTGCTCGATCGTCTGCAGCACCCGCTTGACCAGGCGCTTGCGGATCGCCCGGATCTGGCGGTCCTGCTGGAGGATCTCGCGGGAGACGTTGAGCGACAGGTCCTGGGCGTCGACGATGCCCTTGACGAAGCGCAGGAATGGCGGGACCAGCTCCTCGCAGTCGTCCATGATGAACACCCGCCGCACGTACAGCTGCACCCCGCGCTTGGTGTCCGGGGAGAACAGGTCGAACGGGACCTGCGTGGGCAGGAAGAGCAGCGCCTGGTACTCGAACGTGCCCTCCGCCTTGAGGGTGATGGTCTCCAGCGGCTCGTCCCACGCGTGCGAGACGTGGCGGTAGAACTCGGCGTACTCCTCGTCGGTGACCTCGGAGCGGGGCCGCGTCCACAACGCCTTCTGGGAGTTGAGCGTCTCCGTCTCGGTAACCGTGCCACCGGCCTCGGACGGGTCGGCGTCCCCGGTGGTGTCGGCGTCCCCGTCACCCGGCTCGGGCGACGGCGCCGGTCGCTCGACGTCCATACGGATCGGCCAGGCGATGAAGTCCGAGTAGGTGCGCACGACCCGGCGCAGCGTGTGCTCCTCGGCGTAGTCGGGGAGCGCCGCATCCCCGCCGGCCGGCTTGAGGTGCAGGATCACCGAGGTGCCCTGCGGGGCGTCCGGGGCCTCCTCGATCGTGTACGTGTCCTCGCCGCTCGAGGTCCAGCGCGTCCCTACGTCCTCGCCCGCCTTGCGGGTGACCAGGGTGACCGTGTCGGCGACCATGAACGTCGAGTAGAAGCCGATGCCGAACTGGCCGATGAGGTCCGCGGTCGCCTGCTCGGAGATCTCTCCCGACTCCTGCGCCGCCCGCGCGGCGGAGAGCGCCTCCCGCATCTGTCCGGTGCCGGACCTGGCGAGGGTTCCGATGAGGTCCACCACCTCGTCGCGGGACATGCCGATGCCGTTGTCGCGGATCGTCAGCGTCCGGGTGGCGGCATCCGGGATCAGCTCGATGTGCAGATCCGAGGTGTCCACGCCCAGCGAGGAGTCCTGCAGCGCGGCCAGCCGGAGCTTGTCCAGCGCGTCGGACGAGTTGGAGATGACCTCGCGCAGGAAGGTGTCCGGATTCGAATAGATCGAGTGGATCATCAGATCCAACAGC from Dietzia sp. B32 includes:
- the htpG gene encoding molecular chaperone HtpG; this translates as MSPQTSGAAETREFQAETRQLLDLMIHSIYSNPDTFLREVISNSSDALDKLRLAALQDSSLGVDTSDLHIELIPDAATRTLTIRDNGIGMSRDEVVDLIGTLARSGTGQMREALSAARAAQESGEISEQATADLIGQFGIGFYSTFMVADTVTLVTRKAGEDVGTRWTSSGEDTYTIEEAPDAPQGTSVILHLKPAGGDAALPDYAEEHTLRRVVRTYSDFIAWPIRMDVERPAPSPEPGDGDADTTGDADPSEAGGTVTETETLNSQKALWTRPRSEVTDEEYAEFYRHVSHAWDEPLETITLKAEGTFEYQALLFLPTQVPFDLFSPDTKRGVQLYVRRVFIMDDCEELVPPFLRFVKGIVDAQDLSLNVSREILQQDRQIRAIRKRLVKRVLQTIEQIRTDRPEEFRSFWANFGAVLKEGLISDVDSREQLLAVSTFASTRPVSEKAPESASEGDETSTGNDDEVGTTIAEYISRMADGQEEIYYLTGTSRAAVENSPHLEAFRARGVEVLILTDPVDEVWVDAVGEVDGKRLRSVAKGDVDLSGIGSEGEEKKDEPDAAEFADLLTWLGQELSDEVKQVRLSHRLTESAACMVGDEFDMTPQLEAMYRASGMELPTSKRILELNPGHPLVERLRAQHAEDPSAPGLGDTARLLSGAAVLAEGGTLADPAAFAKLLVDRI